A part of Acipenser ruthenus chromosome 12, fAciRut3.2 maternal haplotype, whole genome shotgun sequence genomic DNA contains:
- the LOC117416766 gene encoding uncharacterized protein LOC117416766 → SLATLKQRLTIVLNYSGTIWVFTAISGLLTLRSDGTIHSANNNFPLMLFGYEKAELQGKVEVSSFSLNLCNSSLKSNTPLLAGNVELIQEEKQRTSAGRKVEIFTGTSTRLENEGSVPSTLSSPAVTSTPFSGLHYSLMKFSTPCLHGTEQTGSMQEPRRASDSQRLNCSLQHQNLPRRSEKREPQTGSTRLGRVVTPQHSWYGISKEGDVKPSAGGCQGYLNGSPGNPTLYEVWPGRQPTLDLLANRYRENSSFEVVFHGSKFPVVSNPVSSLISQESSSYLNVKVESNGNLITQAMQDLDLNGSLELVSPDLSSCSTSEVLRTPSPYMVEHGEGKELLPYSAGLEEAVTTALSDQSGERQCRSLEFEIRKVELPEQQTLFCLWMLRDHLETQREAVMRMKLLLSSLNSTSDFLPDVSGISLGEVIQETARGEGLRCSQDLEDSRACKGESSQKYVTISAVGKGAFGFVWRAQQRTDCEELVAAVGYLRAKNILHRDIKDENIIIDTHFHIKLIDFGSAAFLEPGKLFYTFCGTLEYCSPEVLMGNLYVFKHVSIKCVTAILGMRVLSWKVCVFPFILPPSGTLPKEYQKEERMRLEELLQVPWLSQPINLAEYSWEEVYPARQDSPRCRSVCLMEGEKGCLKDSQTPRHGIYKAPTDTMDPEEDEDWRLNFLNATSARTECFHMLQDNETENLINRSGKYNACHYI, encoded by the exons TCCTTGGCCACTCTCAAACAGAGACTGACAATTGTACTGAATTACTCAGGAACCATTTGGGTGTTTACAGCAATCAGTGGACTTTTAACCCTGCGGTCTGATGGAACAATCCACAGTGCGAACAATAACTTTCCACTGATGCTGTTTGGGTATGAGAAGGCAGAACTGCAGGGGAAGGTAGAGGTGTCTtcattttctctaaatctgtGTAATTCATCCCTAAAATCTAACAC TCCATTACTGGCTGGCAATGTGGAATTAATTCAGGAGGAGAAGCAAAGGACATCTGCTGGCAGAAAGGTGGAAATCTTTACTGGAACCAGTACCAGACTGGAGAACGAAGGAAGTGTTCCATCAACACTGTCCTCCCCTGCAGTGACGTCCACCCCCTTTAGCGG ATTACACTATAGCTTAATG AAGTTCTCCACACCCTGCCTTCATGGAACAGAACAAACTGGCTCCATGCAGGAACCCAGAAGGGCATCAGACAGTCAGCGCCTTAACTGTTCTCTGCAGCACCAGAATTTGCCAAGGAGATCAGAGAAGAGAGAACCTCAGACTGGCTCCACAAGATTGGGCAGAGTGGTAACTCCACAGCATAGCTGGTATGGAATCAGCAAAGAAGGAGATGTCAAGCCCTCTGCCGGAGGGTGCCAAGGTTACCTTAATGGCTCTCCAGGTAACCCCACTCTGTATGAGGTGTGGCCTGGAAGACAACCTACACTTGATCTCCTGGCTAATAGATATAGAGAAAACTCCAGCTTTGAAGTTGTCTTTCACGGAAGTAAATTCCCAGTTGTGTCCAATCCTGTTTCCAGTTTAATTTCTCAGGAGTCTAGCAGCTACCTTAATGTGAAAGTGGAGTCCAATGGTAATctgatcactcaagccatgcagGATTTGGATCTGAATGGCAGTCTGGAACTGGTTTCTCCAGATCTCTCCTCCTGTTCCACCTCTGAGGTCCTCAGGACACCCTCTCCCTACATGGTGGAGCATGGTGAGGGAAAGGAGCTTCTTCCATACTCTGCGGGGCTGGAGGAGGCAGTCACCACTGCATTGTCTGATCAAAGTGGGGAAAGGCAGTGTAGGTCTTTGGAA TTTGAGATCCGGAAAGTGGAGCTCCCTGAGCAGCAGACCCTGTTTTGCCTCTGGATGTTGAGAGACCACCTTGAGACTCAGAGAGAAGCTGTCATGAGGATGAAGCTCCTCCTGTCCAGCCTAAACAGCACCTCCGATTTCCTCCCTGATGTTTCTGGCATTAGCCTGGGGGAG GTGATCCAGGAGACGGCTCGGGGTGAAGGGCTGCGGTGCTCCCAGGACCTGGAGGACTCACGGGCCTGCAAGGGGGAGTCCAGCCAGAAGTACGTCACCATCAGCGCTGTCGGCAAGGGAGCATTCGGCTTTGTCTGGAGAGCACAGCAAAGAACAGACTGCGAGGAG CTGGTGGCAGCTGTAGGTTACCTGCGTGCCAAGAACATCCTGCACCGAGACATCAAAGACGAGAACATTATAATTGATACCCATTTTCACATCAAGCTTATAGACTTTGGGTCGGCCGCTTTTCTTGAGCCAGGCAAACTCTTCTACACTTTCTGTGGGACCCTGGAGTACTGCTCTCCTGAGGTTCTCATGGGAAATCTGTACGTATTTAAACATGTTAGCATTAAATGTGTTACTGCTATCTTAG GTATGAGGGTCCTGAGCTGGAAGGTGTGTGTCTTTCCTTTTATATTACCTCCTTCTGGTACTCTTCCTAAAGAGTACCAGAAGGAG GAGAGGATGAGGCTGGAGGAGCTGCTGCAGGTGCCCTGGCTGTCACAGCCTATCAACCTGGCTGAGTACAGCTGGGAGGAGGTGTATCCTGCCAGGCAAG ATTCCCCTCGATGCAGGAGTGTCTGTCTCATGGAGGGGGAGAAGGGCTGCTTGAAGGACTCTCAGACTCCCAGGCATGGTATATACAAGGCTCCCACAGACACCATGGATCCCGAAGAAGATGAAGACTGGAGACTGAACTTCTTAAATGCCACCTCAGCCAGGACTGAGTGTTTTCATAT